The following are encoded together in the Bradymonas sediminis genome:
- a CDS encoding OmpA family protein, which produces MTKPTQQPSPENPADSWSFNATKMRRMAGVFSALAALSVGFFAETAQAQDLDLPDIQLQRFRPAPGPADFLNVYSSGIAKHLEWDASFYLDFADNPLQLAARGARYSETVDAQTTLSLLGSVGLFDRFEVGLLIPVTVFQASQGLQPILPPGSEDSTDLSIMGINDWRLSAKYQILDPRDELVGLALVGSLYAPIATQNTLTSDAGVGGEVLAAADYFIWRGMRVGANLGYRYRPMKETFRDATIGDEFLWGAALSVPVFMRELDAILEIDGAVSLAEKGRALRNGEVPAEIKLAGRYAITDNWTLTAGGGSGLTNGVGTPDLRLFVGLGGYWVYGGEWSMDYKSPAFDGRTSPCPDGSPSENGCPEPDSDGDGVPDSVDRCPNTPPGTRVMTDGCPEDDFGDDGPPVLELPDRDGDGILDRDDDCPDVPGVAEYNGCPPDRDGDGIPDDQDDCPDEFGVPERNGCPDPGRKVVVTKDKIVIIDKVHFETSKATIRPDSFDILNEVVEVLEDHPHIEALRIEGHTDSRGRKAFNDKLSQQRADSVRKYLIDKGIAPSRLTAKGYGPSTPIDTNDTAEGRANNRRVEFTILTGEDSVDE; this is translated from the coding sequence ATGACGAAACCCACGCAGCAACCTTCGCCGGAGAACCCCGCCGACTCTTGGTCATTTAACGCGACAAAGATGCGCCGCATGGCCGGCGTATTTTCGGCATTGGCGGCGCTGAGCGTCGGATTCTTCGCCGAGACCGCTCAGGCCCAGGACCTCGATCTTCCCGATATCCAACTGCAGCGATTCCGCCCGGCCCCCGGCCCGGCTGACTTTCTGAACGTGTATAGCTCCGGCATCGCCAAACATCTGGAGTGGGACGCAAGCTTCTACCTGGACTTCGCCGACAACCCGCTGCAGCTCGCCGCGCGCGGCGCGCGCTATAGCGAGACGGTCGACGCCCAGACCACGCTCTCCCTGCTGGGAAGCGTCGGCCTGTTCGACCGCTTCGAGGTCGGCCTGCTCATCCCCGTCACGGTCTTCCAGGCAAGCCAGGGCCTGCAACCCATCCTCCCGCCAGGCTCCGAGGACTCCACGGACCTGTCGATTATGGGCATCAACGACTGGCGCCTGTCGGCCAAATACCAAATCCTTGATCCCCGCGATGAGCTGGTCGGCCTGGCGCTGGTAGGCTCCTTATACGCCCCGATCGCGACCCAAAACACGCTGACCAGCGACGCTGGCGTGGGCGGCGAAGTCCTGGCCGCGGCCGACTATTTCATCTGGCGAGGCATGCGCGTGGGCGCCAACCTCGGGTATCGCTATCGCCCGATGAAGGAGACCTTTCGTGATGCGACCATCGGCGACGAATTCCTGTGGGGCGCGGCGCTCAGCGTGCCGGTGTTCATGCGTGAACTCGACGCGATTCTCGAGATCGACGGCGCGGTAAGCCTGGCCGAAAAGGGCCGCGCGCTTCGAAACGGCGAAGTCCCCGCCGAGATTAAGCTCGCCGGACGCTACGCGATCACTGACAATTGGACGTTGACCGCCGGCGGCGGCTCCGGGCTGACCAACGGCGTCGGCACGCCTGACCTTCGCCTCTTCGTCGGCCTGGGTGGCTACTGGGTCTACGGCGGCGAGTGGTCGATGGACTATAAATCGCCGGCCTTTGACGGGCGCACCAGCCCCTGCCCGGACGGAAGCCCGAGCGAAAACGGCTGCCCCGAACCCGACAGCGACGGTGACGGCGTGCCGGATAGCGTCGACCGCTGCCCGAATACCCCGCCCGGAACGCGCGTGATGACCGACGGCTGCCCCGAAGACGACTTCGGCGACGATGGCCCGCCGGTTCTTGAGCTTCCGGACCGCGACGGCGACGGCATTTTGGACCGCGACGACGATTGCCCCGACGTCCCCGGCGTGGCCGAATATAACGGCTGCCCGCCCGACCGCGACGGCGACGGCATCCCGGACGACCAGGACGATTGCCCCGATGAGTTCGGCGTGCCGGAACGAAACGGCTGCCCGGACCCGGGCCGCAAGGTCGTGGTCACCAAGGATAAGATCGTCATCATCGACAAGGTTCACTTCGAGACGTCGAAGGCGACGATTCGCCCCGATAGCTTCGACATCCTCAACGAGGTCGTGGAAGTGCTCGAAGACCACCCGCATATCGAGGCGCTGCGCATCGAGGGACATACCGACAGTCGAGGCCGCAAAGCCTTCAACGATAAGCTCAGCCAGCAGCGCGCCGACAGCGTACGCAAATACCTGATCGACAAGGGCATCGCGCCCTCGCGCCTCACGGCCAAGGGCTACGGCCCGTCCACCCCGATCGACACCAACGACACCGCGGAAGGTCGCGCGAATAACCGACGCGTCGAGTTCACCATCCTCACGGGTGAGGACAGCGTCGACGAATGA
- a CDS encoding RCC1 domain-containing protein — protein sequence MHSNSSNLTPTPDVSGRSASARLILLVLFTGTLLLSACASGEIDPNATTDGTIEDRDASDLDAGNNGGSDTGKDVGDLDANTVEDAQDTGSPDDGVSADTTPDAGPDTTSPDTTSPDATGEDTTGQDTTTEPDTQQPDTTGEECPGGCGLEMVCVAGECVSICDANAVECGATSMNGVNAQCGVCTGAGEVCDAGQCVVNLCEEKSAECGSVTWNGVTDDCGLCPSTSDTCVQNRCANSGYHQAAAAAFHNCALLSSGRVECWGVGTTGELGNGTNSTSRTPVQVSMLSSATHIDAGAHHTCALQQDGRAWCWGYNTVGQLGDRTYTSRNMPVQATAYTDIIDIAAGRSHSCLVRSNGQVGCWGLGAQGQLGNGSTANSRQPVGATGIITAEQVVAGDYFTCARLANHTVSCWGAPLGNTVGSSTPQTVRNGERSTLIDVIDLAAGKEHACAILNSGQIWCWGRGNSGQLGHGGPDGSTIAKRVPAIWKARQIAAGDAHTCAVSTDDDLYCWGNNGRGQLGNGGGGNQLSPRKVTGFSNALHVSAGSEHTCATKLDGSLWCWGNNDDGQLGDGYTTQRNMPVEVQ from the coding sequence GTGCATTCCAATTCTTCAAATCTGACCCCGACCCCCGACGTGTCCGGGCGAAGCGCATCTGCGCGGTTGATCTTGCTGGTTTTATTCACCGGCACGCTCTTATTGAGCGCCTGCGCCAGCGGCGAAATTGACCCGAACGCGACCACCGACGGCACCATTGAAGACCGCGACGCCTCGGACCTCGACGCGGGAAATAACGGCGGCAGCGACACGGGAAAAGATGTAGGGGACCTCGACGCAAACACCGTCGAAGATGCACAAGACACGGGCTCGCCCGACGACGGGGTGAGCGCCGACACCACGCCGGATGCCGGCCCAGACACAACCAGCCCAGACACAACCAGCCCAGATGCAACGGGCGAAGACACAACCGGGCAGGACACGACAACCGAACCCGACACCCAGCAACCCGACACCACGGGCGAGGAGTGCCCCGGCGGATGCGGGCTTGAGATGGTGTGCGTGGCGGGCGAATGCGTCAGCATCTGCGACGCCAACGCGGTGGAATGCGGCGCCACCAGCATGAACGGTGTCAACGCGCAATGCGGCGTCTGCACCGGCGCCGGCGAGGTCTGCGACGCGGGTCAATGCGTCGTAAACCTTTGCGAAGAAAAGTCAGCAGAGTGCGGCAGCGTGACCTGGAACGGCGTCACCGATGATTGCGGCCTCTGCCCGAGCACCTCGGACACCTGCGTGCAAAATCGCTGCGCCAATAGCGGCTATCACCAGGCCGCCGCGGCCGCCTTCCACAACTGCGCCCTGCTCTCAAGCGGTCGGGTCGAATGTTGGGGCGTCGGCACCACCGGTGAGTTGGGCAACGGCACGAACAGCACGTCGCGAACCCCCGTTCAGGTCTCGATGCTCAGCAGCGCCACGCATATCGACGCCGGCGCCCACCATACCTGCGCCCTGCAGCAGGACGGGCGCGCCTGGTGCTGGGGATATAATACAGTCGGCCAACTGGGCGACAGAACCTACACGTCGCGCAATATGCCCGTCCAGGCGACCGCGTATACCGACATCATCGACATCGCCGCCGGGCGCTCGCACTCCTGCCTGGTGCGCAGCAACGGTCAGGTCGGCTGCTGGGGCCTGGGCGCGCAGGGCCAACTTGGCAATGGCAGCACCGCAAACTCGCGCCAACCGGTCGGCGCCACCGGGATTATCACCGCCGAGCAGGTCGTCGCGGGGGACTATTTTACCTGCGCACGCCTGGCCAATCACACCGTCTCCTGCTGGGGCGCGCCGCTGGGGAACACCGTCGGCTCCTCGACCCCTCAGACCGTTAGAAACGGCGAGCGCTCGACGTTGATCGACGTCATCGACCTCGCCGCCGGCAAAGAGCACGCCTGCGCCATCCTGAACTCCGGCCAGATCTGGTGCTGGGGCCGCGGAAATAGCGGCCAACTCGGCCACGGCGGCCCGGACGGCAGCACCATCGCCAAGCGTGTCCCCGCGATCTGGAAGGCCCGCCAAATCGCCGCCGGCGACGCGCATACCTGCGCGGTGAGCACCGACGACGACCTGTATTGCTGGGGCAATAACGGACGCGGCCAGCTCGGCAACGGCGGCGGCGGCAACCAACTCTCGCCGCGAAAGGTCACCGGGTTCTCGAACGCCCTGCACGTCAGCGCGGGCAGCGAGCATACCTGCGCCACCAAACTCGACGGCAGCCTGTGGTGCTGGGGCAACAACGACGACGGCCAACTTGGCGACGGCTACACCACCCAACGCAATATGCCCGTTGAGGTCCAATAA
- a CDS encoding glycosyltransferase family 87 protein, producing the protein MLHEPGSSYKLPTEQLPADQTVLSERREGETALAFMRRRLAERGWLVPLLLFVAAAIVFSLFAWERVKKPSTDPHFAYLANTYNSMIAAKVGGEGSEAAKRREGKYPFELDRKPPHRNDWASWWELETRDGEQFRGIWLDKQGTGRFKTLDGKIVFLERSTLNHRERKQRYFMSFPPGPSVLMMPLAAVWGYQVNDVLFTIFFAALNVMLMYILLRKLSVGGRSGRARDDNLWLTVLFGFGTVHLWTAVLGQVWFTALIVGLTFALLYILCAIDAKHPFWAGLFLAMAFATRTPLLFTCVFFFAFVFFPGGKWRKDDWPGAFKKLALFCAPCLVIGLSLLWMNAIRFESLSEFGHTYLAAGGLKRIQQYGLFNIHFLSKNLSAMLTLLPRFQPEAPFIVVSKHGMSMLLSTPVFFYLFMPEARESQQDKFWYRLLWGTVAVTALPGLFYQNTGYAQYGFRFALDYMPYLILILAVGRRPLSRLFKFLVLVGILVNAFGAVTFKRFEQFFSEDFFV; encoded by the coding sequence ATGCTTCACGAACCGGGTTCATCCTATAAGCTGCCGACTGAGCAGCTCCCCGCAGACCAGACCGTGCTCTCGGAGCGCCGTGAGGGCGAGACGGCGTTGGCGTTTATGCGCCGGCGCCTGGCCGAGCGGGGCTGGCTGGTGCCGCTTCTGCTCTTTGTCGCCGCGGCCATCGTCTTCTCGCTATTTGCCTGGGAGCGCGTCAAGAAGCCGTCGACGGACCCGCATTTCGCGTATCTTGCCAATACCTATAACTCGATGATCGCGGCCAAGGTTGGCGGCGAGGGCTCCGAGGCGGCGAAGCGCCGCGAGGGCAAATACCCCTTCGAGTTGGACCGCAAGCCGCCGCATCGAAACGATTGGGCGAGCTGGTGGGAGCTTGAGACGCGGGACGGCGAGCAATTTCGCGGCATCTGGTTGGACAAGCAGGGCACCGGGCGCTTTAAGACCCTCGACGGAAAGATCGTCTTTTTGGAGCGCTCAACTCTCAATCATCGGGAGCGAAAGCAGCGCTATTTTATGTCCTTTCCGCCGGGGCCCTCGGTGCTGATGATGCCGCTGGCGGCGGTGTGGGGCTATCAGGTCAATGATGTGCTCTTCACCATCTTCTTCGCCGCGCTCAACGTGATGTTGATGTATATCCTGCTGCGCAAATTATCCGTCGGCGGGCGAAGCGGGCGGGCGCGCGACGATAACCTGTGGCTCACGGTGCTGTTCGGGTTCGGGACGGTGCATCTGTGGACGGCGGTGCTCGGGCAGGTGTGGTTCACGGCGTTGATCGTCGGGCTGACCTTCGCGCTGCTCTATATTTTGTGCGCGATTGACGCAAAGCACCCGTTCTGGGCGGGGCTCTTTTTGGCGATGGCCTTCGCGACGCGCACGCCGCTGCTGTTTACCTGCGTCTTCTTCTTCGCGTTTGTGTTCTTTCCCGGCGGCAAATGGCGCAAGGACGATTGGCCCGGAGCGTTCAAAAAGCTCGCGCTTTTCTGCGCGCCATGCCTGGTCATTGGGCTGAGCCTTCTGTGGATGAACGCGATTCGATTCGAGTCACTCAGCGAATTTGGCCATACGTACCTGGCCGCCGGCGGCCTCAAGCGCATCCAGCAATACGGCCTTTTTAACATCCATTTCTTGTCGAAGAACCTCTCGGCGATGCTCACGCTCTTGCCGCGTTTTCAGCCCGAGGCGCCGTTCATCGTCGTCAGCAAGCACGGCATGAGCATGTTGTTGAGCACCCCGGTGTTCTTCTATCTATTTATGCCCGAGGCGCGCGAGTCCCAGCAGGATAAGTTCTGGTACCGCCTGCTCTGGGGGACGGTCGCGGTCACCGCGCTGCCCGGGTTGTTCTACCAGAACACCGGCTACGCCCAATACGGCTTCCGATTCGCCCTGGATTATATGCCCTATCTGATCCTGATCCTGGCGGTCGGGCGCCGACCCTTGAGCCGACTCTTTAAGTTCTTGGTGCTCGTTGGCATCCTGGTGAACGCGTTTGGCGCGGTGACCTTTAAGCGTTTCGAGCAATTCTTTAGCGAAGACTTTTTCGTTTAA
- a CDS encoding pseudouridine synthase, which translates to MIPRRLDKYLADATNMSRREVYLAWDAERIEVRPSEAPWGDDYEPWSLIFAEDTVLLDGEPLELREPQHYFAFHKPEGVLTAVSDPHDRLCLAPWLAKLPPSIFPVGRLDRPTTGFLLLTDDGNLSFCLLRPWFGVPKEYHLRVRGRVLPDDERIEMLLAGVDIGDGKDPATALKVEVLADQIASDPRIGSETLLSVVVDEGRNRMVRRMARGVGFKLEHLHRPRIGPVEMGEVAPGEWRRLSEDEVDALWDACGGRADARKRHIAALGRHAETWRAEGRPHHRLERWLENL; encoded by the coding sequence ATGATTCCCAGACGCCTCGATAAATACCTCGCCGACGCAACCAATATGTCGCGCCGCGAGGTCTATCTGGCCTGGGATGCCGAGCGCATTGAGGTGCGACCCAGCGAGGCGCCCTGGGGCGATGATTACGAGCCGTGGAGCCTGATCTTCGCCGAAGATACGGTTCTATTGGACGGCGAGCCGCTGGAGCTGCGCGAGCCGCAACATTATTTCGCCTTTCATAAACCCGAGGGGGTGCTGACCGCGGTGAGCGACCCGCACGACCGCCTTTGCCTGGCGCCCTGGTTGGCCAAGCTCCCGCCGTCCATCTTTCCGGTGGGGCGCCTCGACCGGCCGACCACCGGCTTTTTGCTGCTCACCGACGACGGGAACCTGAGCTTCTGCCTGCTGCGGCCGTGGTTTGGCGTCCCCAAGGAATATCACCTGCGGGTGCGCGGGCGCGTGCTGCCCGACGATGAGCGCATCGAGATGTTGCTGGCGGGGGTCGATATCGGCGATGGGAAAGACCCGGCGACCGCGCTCAAGGTCGAGGTGCTGGCAGATCAAATCGCCTCAGATCCGCGCATCGGCTCCGAGACGCTGCTGTCGGTGGTGGTGGATGAGGGGCGAAATCGCATGGTGCGCCGGATGGCGCGCGGCGTGGGGTTTAAGCTCGAGCATCTGCATCGCCCGCGCATCGGCCCGGTCGAGATGGGCGAGGTCGCGCCGGGGGAGTGGCGCCGGCTGAGCGAAGACGAGGTCGACGCGCTGTGGGATGCATGCGGCGGGCGAGCAGACGCGCGAAAGCGCCATATCGCCGCGCTCGGGCGCCACGCCGAGACCTGGCGCGCCGAGGGGCGCCCGCATCATCGGCTCGAGCGCTGGCTTGAGAATCTCTAA
- a CDS encoding DUF3575 domain-containing protein: protein MLSPNKYMLKALVVSAILFAANSAFAGTGSVATMDDPTHIMSVTFSPIHLVNPVVEITAEFKAHEQWGLALVGGAGQVTAKDDILGDVDFSVWEVGGQLRYYVLGDFDHGMQIGGEILYVNVSNDEIDTSEGRFSGTGEGLGVGPFLGYKLATKVGFTVDAQLGIQRTFLQAEAEHTASGTSAEEEDRDWGPIVNLNVGWSF, encoded by the coding sequence ATGCTTTCCCCCAATAAATACATGCTTAAGGCGCTCGTCGTGTCCGCTATCCTCTTCGCCGCGAATTCGGCGTTCGCCGGGACCGGTTCGGTCGCGACGATGGATGACCCCACGCATATTATGAGCGTGACCTTCTCCCCCATTCACCTGGTGAACCCGGTCGTCGAGATCACCGCCGAGTTCAAAGCCCATGAGCAGTGGGGTTTAGCGTTGGTTGGCGGGGCGGGGCAGGTCACGGCGAAGGACGATATCCTCGGCGACGTGGACTTTTCGGTCTGGGAGGTCGGCGGCCAGCTTCGCTATTATGTGCTCGGTGATTTCGACCATGGCATGCAGATCGGCGGCGAGATTCTGTACGTCAACGTCTCCAACGATGAGATTGACACGTCGGAGGGCCGCTTCAGCGGTACCGGCGAAGGATTGGGCGTTGGACCTTTTCTTGGTTATAAATTAGCAACCAAAGTGGGATTTACTGTGGACGCCCAACTCGGTATTCAACGCACGTTTCTTCAGGCCGAGGCGGAACATACCGCCAGCGGAACGAGCGCCGAAGAAGAAGACCGTGATTGGGGCCCGATCGTCAATCTAAACGTCGGTTGGTCTTTCTAA
- the prmC gene encoding peptide chain release factor N(5)-glutamine methyltransferase: MEPDPSTTPPEKLGPPWTILKILRWTTHFFETKKVSESARLDSELLLAKVLNFERMKLYTHFDRPMSEDELGEYRALIKRRASGEPVAYILGSKGFWEIDLKVDSRVLIPRPETEILVEECLKRLDKDADARVIDVGTGSGAIALSLADARPNIRVAATDISPDALALAQENAAALELAERVEFFEGDLLENVRADFFPCHIIVSNPPYIGEDERDDIMVDVKGFEPEFALFSGADGLDVIRRLVPASFDALESGGHFLCEIGYQQGEAVENILKAAGFVETSIRQDYARLDRVVMGQKP; the protein is encoded by the coding sequence ATGGAACCGGATCCGAGCACGACCCCGCCCGAGAAACTTGGGCCTCCCTGGACAATTCTGAAGATCCTGCGCTGGACGACGCATTTCTTCGAGACCAAGAAGGTCTCGGAGAGCGCGCGCCTCGACTCTGAATTGCTCCTGGCCAAGGTGCTCAATTTTGAGCGCATGAAATTATATACCCATTTTGATCGCCCCATGAGCGAAGACGAATTGGGCGAGTATCGCGCGCTGATCAAAAGGCGCGCCTCGGGTGAGCCGGTCGCGTATATTCTGGGGAGCAAGGGATTCTGGGAGATCGACCTCAAGGTCGACTCCCGCGTCCTGATCCCGCGCCCCGAGACCGAGATTTTGGTCGAAGAATGCCTCAAACGCCTCGATAAAGACGCCGACGCCCGGGTCATCGACGTCGGCACCGGCAGCGGCGCCATCGCGCTCTCGCTGGCGGACGCGCGCCCCAATATCCGCGTCGCGGCCACCGATATCTCCCCGGACGCCCTGGCGCTCGCCCAAGAGAACGCGGCGGCGCTCGAGCTCGCCGAGCGGGTGGAGTTCTTCGAGGGTGACCTGCTCGAGAACGTCCGCGCCGACTTCTTTCCCTGCCACATTATTGTCAGCAATCCGCCCTATATCGGCGAAGATGAGCGCGATGATATTATGGTCGACGTCAAGGGTTTTGAGCCCGAGTTCGCGCTCTTCTCGGGCGCCGACGGCCTCGATGTGATTCGTCGCCTGGTCCCGGCGAGCTTCGATGCGTTGGAATCGGGCGGGCATTTTCTGTGCGAGATTGGGTATCAGCAGGGCGAGGCGGTGGAGAATATCTTAAAAGCTGCGGGCTTCGTTGAGACATCGATTCGCCAGGACTACGCGCGCCTCGACCGAGTCGTGATGGGCCAAAAGCCCTGA
- a CDS encoding glycosyltransferase family 4 protein, translating to MARIYLDARNITAQPAGVARYALSLIPELLRQAPEHEFVVIRHTSNRTPIDVPGFALREVFVDPAIDSLENFACGAHTLRKVFKEVGAPDIYHNLFHISPFAIRRAAPGAKVVVTLHDLVWIDHPHQSQPTWLKAETIRAFASLAIPHSLKSADHVICISEPTAQRATPWLRPDQFSLISHGVSDDFQTPAAPPEHQKLGLPSADTPYIVAIGNAKPYKNLDRLIDAFARVRPTLDQGHLVLIGNCADLAPQVRDSEVAQHITLAGILSDAELRSTLGHARLFVFPSLVEGFGLPILEAMAMGIPTLVSDLEPMRSIAQRAAILFNPNHTGDLARAMRRVLEDSKLRERLIEDGYARAAQFNWPKTAAKTLGVYTQVLGE from the coding sequence ATGGCGCGCATCTATCTCGACGCCCGAAATATCACCGCCCAGCCCGCCGGCGTCGCCCGCTACGCGCTCAGCCTCATCCCCGAGCTGCTGCGCCAGGCGCCCGAGCACGAATTCGTCGTCATCCGCCACACCTCAAACCGCACCCCCATCGACGTCCCCGGCTTCGCGCTGCGCGAGGTCTTTGTCGACCCGGCGATCGACAGCCTGGAGAACTTCGCCTGCGGCGCGCATACCCTGCGAAAGGTCTTTAAAGAGGTCGGCGCGCCCGATATCTATCATAACCTCTTTCATATCTCGCCGTTTGCCATCCGCCGCGCCGCGCCCGGAGCGAAGGTCGTCGTCACCCTCCACGACCTGGTCTGGATCGACCACCCCCACCAATCCCAGCCCACCTGGCTAAAGGCCGAGACCATCCGGGCATTCGCCTCGCTGGCGATTCCGCACAGCCTGAAATCCGCCGACCACGTCATCTGCATCTCCGAGCCCACCGCCCAGCGCGCCACCCCCTGGCTGCGCCCCGACCAGTTCAGCCTCATCTCCCACGGGGTCTCCGACGACTTTCAAACCCCGGCCGCGCCGCCCGAGCACCAAAAGCTCGGCCTGCCCAGCGCCGACACCCCGTATATCGTCGCCATCGGCAACGCCAAGCCCTATAAAAACCTCGACCGCCTCATCGACGCCTTCGCCCGGGTGCGCCCCACCCTGGACCAGGGCCACCTGGTCCTCATCGGCAACTGCGCCGACCTGGCGCCACAGGTTCGGGATTCCGAGGTCGCCCAGCATATCACCCTGGCCGGCATCCTCAGCGACGCCGAGCTGCGAAGCACCTTGGGGCACGCCCGCCTCTTCGTCTTTCCCTCGCTCGTCGAGGGCTTCGGCCTCCCCATCCTGGAAGCCATGGCCATGGGCATCCCGACGCTGGTCAGCGACCTGGAGCCCATGCGCAGCATCGCCCAACGCGCCGCGATATTATTTAACCCGAATCATACCGGGGACCTGGCGCGCGCGATGCGCCGGGTGCTCGAAGACTCGAAACTTCGCGAGCGCCTGATCGAAGACGGCTATGCGCGGGCGGCGCAGTTTAACTGGCCGAAGACGGCGGCGAAGACGTTGGGCGTCTACACCCAGGTGCTGGGCGAATGA
- a CDS encoding glycosyltransferase family 4 protein, which yields MSRNPSTPVEITHTNACVMLDARYISDEPSGIGRYTHHLIEQLLAQDTGLRLKLITHPTRPKPFDDPRVTCQTYPAAPNSLRTRFVMPRILEKEGAFKGVDLFHSPFNILPADLPVPSVFTLHDIMWLLDKNYCTDSAWRKVVTGTFYEQLIPRSAAQADHILTVSETSRQAIEDYFPAMRGRVDVTYNGIDAAFHPMPPEEGWPRLSKWLAPKSRFVLVVGQGTPYKNHAGALAGFIEAFRHDPDVYFVLVRRLTRGPASRLHQLMADPDVASRIITLEHISLDELHALYSMAHAFLFPSIYEGFGLPALEAMACGTPVVTSNRGAPNEVAGPGALTVDPESPAEIARALRLLFDDTAAWEEQRSRGLKHAANFTWQACGRATLDVYRQLLKQ from the coding sequence TTGTCCCGCAACCCATCCACGCCCGTCGAAATCACCCATACCAACGCCTGCGTGATGCTCGACGCGCGCTATATCAGCGATGAGCCCAGCGGCATCGGCCGCTATACCCACCACCTCATCGAGCAGCTCCTCGCCCAGGACACCGGGCTTCGGCTCAAGCTCATCACGCACCCGACGCGCCCGAAGCCCTTCGACGACCCGCGGGTGACCTGCCAGACCTACCCGGCCGCGCCCAACTCGCTGCGCACCCGCTTTGTGATGCCGCGCATCCTCGAGAAAGAAGGCGCCTTCAAGGGGGTCGACCTCTTCCATTCGCCCTTTAATATCCTGCCGGCGGACCTTCCGGTGCCGAGCGTCTTCACGCTGCATGATATTATGTGGCTGCTGGACAAAAACTATTGCACCGACAGCGCCTGGCGAAAGGTCGTCACCGGCACCTTTTACGAGCAATTGATCCCGCGCTCGGCCGCGCAGGCCGACCATATTTTGACGGTCTCGGAGACCTCGCGCCAGGCCATCGAAGATTATTTCCCCGCGATGCGCGGGCGCGTCGACGTCACCTATAATGGGATCGACGCGGCCTTTCATCCGATGCCCCCCGAGGAGGGCTGGCCGCGGTTGTCGAAGTGGCTGGCGCCCAAGAGCCGCTTTGTTCTGGTGGTCGGCCAGGGCACGCCCTATAAGAATCACGCCGGCGCGCTGGCCGGGTTTATCGAGGCGTTTCGCCACGACCCGGACGTCTATTTCGTCCTGGTCCGCCGCCTCACCCGCGGCCCCGCCTCGCGCCTGCACCAATTGATGGCCGACCCGGACGTCGCCTCGCGCATCATCACTCTTGAGCATATCAGCCTCGACGAATTACACGCGCTCTATAGCATGGCGCATGCCTTCTTGTTTCCGTCTATCTACGAGGGGTTTGGCCTGCCGGCGCTCGAGGCGATGGCCTGCGGCACGCCGGTGGTGACCTCGAATCGCGGCGCCCCCAACGAGGTCGCCGGCCCCGGCGCGCTCACCGTCGACCCGGAGTCACCGGCCGAAATCGCCCGGGCGCTGCGCCTTCTTTTCGACGACACGGCCGCCTGGGAGGAGCAGCGAAGCCGCGGCCTCAAGCACGCCGCCAACTTCACATGGCAAGCCTGCGGCCGCGCCACGCTCGACGTCTACCGTCAACTTCTTAAACAATAG